A region from the Bacillus thuringiensis genome encodes:
- a CDS encoding alpha/beta hydrolase → MNKKKKIQKSVLAFTLLFSLGVSSFPLTTAIHADTREEKSAEKKQISLTERTLLFFEYLQQGKYAEALQLTSAAFQSKFTANTLQSWWTQSGIKIMGTPVIKERNLVHQTVEIPGAIEGTTIPLLIKFTPGGKVDEVGERPPQESYIPHPRYDQPASYQEREIVIGNSTYPLPATLTVPKHKPGEKVPVVVLVHGAGIHDRDATYLGTKILRDLALGLSSNGIAVLRYEKRTLEHALKMSAEPVTLDRDTTDDAIYAAKSAAQQEGIDPNNIFILGHSQGAGTMPRILSKAPSSLVRGSILLAPPARPLTDTAIDVSQYLGAPKEVIDELKRQFAFILDPTFNPDHPPAGYNFPFPSPHFMYDVTRWRPVEEAKSRKEPLLILQGARDYQVTVKDDYTKWQEGLSNRGNVQFKEYPKLNHFFTEGDGELSLPSEYEIPANVPEYVIQDIITWVNETKK, encoded by the coding sequence ATGAATAAAAAAAAGAAAATACAAAAATCAGTACTTGCCTTTACCCTACTCTTTTCTTTAGGTGTTTCATCTTTTCCGCTTACAACAGCTATTCACGCAGATACACGTGAGGAGAAATCTGCAGAAAAGAAACAAATCTCTTTAACGGAGCGTACATTATTATTTTTTGAATATCTCCAGCAAGGTAAGTATGCAGAGGCACTTCAGTTGACGTCTGCTGCTTTTCAATCCAAGTTTACAGCAAACACATTACAAAGCTGGTGGACACAAAGCGGGATAAAAATCATGGGAACACCTGTAATAAAAGAACGAAACTTGGTCCATCAGACGGTGGAAATTCCAGGAGCTATTGAAGGAACTACCATACCGCTACTTATTAAATTCACACCTGGTGGGAAGGTAGATGAAGTTGGAGAAAGGCCGCCCCAGGAATCTTACATTCCGCATCCTAGATATGACCAACCTGCTTCCTATCAAGAACGTGAAATCGTCATTGGAAATTCTACTTATCCATTACCAGCCACATTAACAGTTCCGAAGCATAAGCCTGGTGAAAAGGTACCCGTTGTTGTTCTTGTTCATGGCGCTGGCATCCATGATCGCGATGCTACCTATTTGGGAACAAAAATCTTACGAGACCTTGCGTTGGGCCTTTCATCCAACGGAATTGCAGTGTTACGCTATGAAAAACGCACCTTAGAACATGCATTAAAGATGAGTGCAGAACCTGTTACGTTAGACCGAGATACTACAGATGATGCCATATATGCAGCAAAGTCAGCAGCGCAGCAGGAAGGCATTGATCCAAATAATATTTTCATTCTCGGACATAGCCAAGGAGCTGGCACAATGCCGCGTATACTGAGCAAAGCGCCTTCCTCACTTGTTCGAGGAAGTATCTTACTCGCACCACCTGCACGCCCTTTGACTGACACTGCCATTGATGTGAGTCAATACCTAGGGGCGCCAAAGGAAGTAATCGATGAACTAAAAAGACAGTTCGCTTTTATCCTGGATCCTACTTTCAATCCTGACCATCCGCCAGCTGGCTACAATTTTCCGTTTCCGTCTCCTCATTTTATGTATGATGTTACTAGGTGGCGTCCAGTTGAGGAGGCAAAATCCCGAAAAGAGCCTTTGCTGATTCTGCAAGGGGCACGCGATTATCAAGTAACAGTAAAAGATGATTATACAAAATGGCAGGAAGGACTTTCAAACCGCGGGAATGTTCAGTTCAAAGAATATCCCAAATTGAATCATTTCTTCACGGAGGGTGACGGGGAATTGAGTCTTCCAAGTGAGTACGAAATCCCTGCCAATGTTCCCGAGTACGTCATCCAAGACATTATTACATGGGTCAATGAGACAAAAAAATAA
- a CDS encoding ABC transporter ATP-binding protein, translating to MSMKQTWRRLLIYTGKYKRNTIWAFISAIISVASTLIGPFIIGITIDHMVGKGAVEFADIFILLIQLSLVYLIGGLFGWLLTYLTNRLANQTVNDLRSEMFERLNVLPLKYHDNHPQGDSISRFVNDMDAISDGLLQGFSTLLTGVVTIIGAIALMLYTNPLMTVVVLLSAPVTFFVARFITMRSQQLFRDQARILGGLNGYVEEMIGGQKVVQAFRYEEHSFAEFTARNDELYHTGVKSQFVSSLSNPSTRLVNNVTFSIIALIGSIMVIMSRISVGGLSSFLIYANLFAKPFNEITGVITQLQSATASAQRIFQVLDESAESPEAEDAVHIPAKQGTITFHHVKFAYQPDRPLITDLNLVVEPGTRVAIVGQTGAGKTTLVNLLMRFYDVDAGEIAIDGININDMARDSLRHIFGMVLQDTWLFDGTIHDNIAYGKPNASEEEIIAAAKAANAHSFIKRLPQGYDTVINGSGDSLSQGQKQLLTIARVMLVDPPMLILDEATSSIDTLTEIRIQAAFLKMMEGRTSFVIAHRLSTIREADMILYMKDGDVVESGSHEQLLERSGYYANLYNSQFAVVND from the coding sequence ATGAGCATGAAGCAAACATGGAGAAGACTACTAATTTATACAGGAAAATATAAAAGGAATACAATCTGGGCCTTCATTAGTGCGATTATTAGCGTAGCTTCCACCTTGATTGGTCCATTTATAATTGGGATTACGATCGACCATATGGTGGGCAAGGGTGCTGTTGAGTTCGCGGACATCTTCATACTGCTTATACAGCTTAGTCTGGTGTATCTCATCGGAGGCCTGTTCGGTTGGTTGTTGACATATCTTACGAATCGGCTTGCTAATCAAACAGTAAATGATTTGCGCAGCGAAATGTTCGAAAGGCTGAATGTACTGCCACTGAAATATCATGATAATCATCCGCAAGGGGACAGCATCAGCCGATTCGTAAACGATATGGATGCCATATCGGACGGGTTGCTGCAGGGATTCTCCACATTATTAACCGGTGTTGTTACAATCATTGGGGCTATTGCACTCATGTTGTATACGAATCCGCTCATGACCGTCGTTGTGCTGTTATCTGCACCAGTGACTTTCTTCGTAGCGCGGTTCATCACGATGCGCTCACAGCAGCTATTTCGTGATCAGGCCCGTATATTGGGTGGGCTGAATGGCTATGTCGAAGAGATGATTGGCGGGCAGAAGGTTGTTCAGGCCTTCCGTTATGAAGAACACTCTTTTGCCGAGTTTACAGCACGAAATGATGAATTGTATCACACAGGGGTAAAATCACAATTCGTCAGCTCTCTGTCGAATCCATCCACCCGTTTGGTGAACAATGTTACTTTCTCAATCATCGCCTTAATTGGGAGTATTATGGTCATTATGTCTAGAATATCGGTCGGGGGACTATCGAGTTTCTTGATTTATGCCAATCTGTTCGCTAAACCGTTCAACGAGATTACCGGAGTAATTACACAGTTGCAATCAGCTACGGCCTCGGCGCAACGTATCTTTCAGGTACTTGATGAATCAGCGGAGTCACCGGAGGCTGAAGATGCAGTTCATATCCCGGCTAAGCAGGGGACGATTACATTCCATCATGTGAAGTTCGCTTACCAGCCTGACCGTCCCCTTATTACCGATTTGAACCTAGTTGTTGAACCAGGAACACGTGTCGCTATTGTGGGACAGACGGGTGCTGGCAAGACAACGTTAGTGAATCTGTTAATGCGATTTTATGATGTTGATGCCGGCGAGATTGCGATAGATGGTATTAACATTAACGATATGGCCCGTGACAGCTTACGCCATATCTTTGGGATGGTGCTACAGGATACTTGGCTTTTTGACGGGACAATTCATGACAATATCGCCTATGGAAAACCGAATGCTAGCGAGGAGGAGATTATTGCAGCCGCTAAGGCAGCTAACGCCCACAGCTTCATCAAGCGGTTGCCGCAGGGCTATGATACAGTAATCAATGGCTCAGGCGATAGCCTGTCCCAGGGACAGAAACAGCTATTGACAATCGCTCGGGTTATGCTGGTTGATCCGCCTATGCTAATTCTCGACGAAGCAACGAGCAGCATTGATACGCTTACGGAGATTCGAATCCAGGCGGCGTTCCTGAAGATGATGGAAGGCAGAACTAGTTTCGTTATCGCTCACCGTCTGTCGACGATCCGTGAGGCAGATATGATCCTCTACATGAAGGACGGGGATGTCGTCGAAAGCGGGAGTCATGAGCAGCTACTGGAGCGCAGCGGCTACTACGCTAACCTGTATAACAGCCAATTCGCGGTTGTTAATGATTAG